In the genome of Primulina eburnea isolate SZY01 chromosome 13, ASM2296580v1, whole genome shotgun sequence, the window TTGGGCCCTCGAATTATTTAGCAATGTCAGGAAAGGCCTTTCGGTTAAGCCAGAGATTGGATTGAACGTTCCTATTTGGAAGGCAGGCAAACTTTATTGGTTAGAGGCAGTTAAAGATGTTCATATCCTTGATTTGTCATGGACATTACCTTCACTGCGAAAAGATTATTTGAAGAAGGCTGAAGATTACCTGGCTCATCTCCTTGGACACGGTGAGATTGCTGCTATTACAACTTCTTCCTTATGTTGGTTAGTTGCTCTCTAATAGCATAACAAAATACATATGCTACAAGCAAGAAATAATATGTTTCtgcttttatttttgtatttagcTCTTCTTGATAGTTTGCATCTGGATTTGGGAAAAAGCTACTTCATGTATACTCTCTGTAAATGACGCAACTTGAAAATCGAAAACACATGGTGCAAAATTCTGTTTCttgtaatatatttatttatatatttattttcgtTCTTGTGTTTGCTTTTCACTCTTGAGATTAGTGGGAGGATTTGAAGTAATTAGTGTATAAGACCACCCTTTTTCGCCATGGTTTACTTATATCTGAAATGTTTCTATCTTTTGGATTTCTTGCTCATCTCTAAAATGCCTTACTCTGTTTTCAGGCACTTTTTAGAATTATGAACTACAGTGCATACTTATGGGTTTTCCTGGCTTCTAAATGTTTGTTCCGTTATTTCCAGTCTTGTCAAGTTGTTAAATCATCTCTTGCATTTACTCGTTATAATCCTTACTTGTGTGTCTCAACatttgtaaaataatatttatatcctATCAGTGATTTTAGCCCAGACGAATGGGTCTACTTCgttcttttttttaaataaactcTCTagcttttgaatatatataaatCTCAAACTCCAAAAAACGCGAGCTGAGTAGAGCGGTTTGCGACAATATTCTCATTTTACACCCATAGACTTTTACCTCATTCATCACCTTACGTCATTTTCTGGAACATTGGCCACTCAAAACTTGTTTGATATGGGCTTATCTTATGTTTCTTCATCATTGATTTCTGCCTTATGTTTCTTCATTGGTCATTCATTCTATTCGAAGGAACAATCTTTTGATGGTATGGATTAGATCTGGTAGCTTAGGACTTCAAAATTACTTTTTGTCATCTTCGAAATTATAAATTGTGTTTGCCTATATTTTTATGAAACGAGTGTGCTTGTATCTGAGAATTTAAATTTTGATGGAGAGAAACATTAACATTGATTCCAGAGGGCAAGGGGAGCTTGCATTTTTTCCTGAAAGCTAAAGGCTGGATAACTTCTATATCTGCTGGCGTTGGCGATGAAGGGATGTCTCGCTCTTCAATAGCTTACATTTTCGGCATGTCTCTACACCTCACGGACTCTGGCTTAGAGAAGGTAACACTTTCCTGCTCCTTCTGTAGGTTACTAATAGAAATAAAGTATTATCCGTTAGATTACCTTCCTTGAAGAAGCAACTTAGTACTTTGAATAAGTAATTTCCCTCTTATGCACAGAGTAATTTTGTGTAAATATTATTGCCATTTGTCGGCAGATTTATTTACTTCAATAGTGAATTGACGAGCTCACAACCTTCATGGGATGTCGCAAGAAAAAAATATCCATTGTTTTAAGGTAGTATTGTTTTGATACATGCAGCTGTGAAATTGCATGATGTGATAGCTAGGGTTTGTAGCTCTTTGTTATCAGCTTGAAAATAGATGTAATGTGCTCTCTGATATCCATTTTTTAGACTTTAGAAAAGCAGCATCTTTATTGGACACAAATTAGGGTTCATGTCTGAATTATTCGGTCTTGCAACATGGCTTCAAGGGCCCAAGGCACTTTTTTGTCCGATCCTTTctgtttggttttttttttttttttgctttttttttttgttttgcttaCTTATGAACTTTTTCCACCATTGCCGATTGCTAATTTATTTACTGCTCTGTCCATGGGATTCATGGATGTTCAAGAGCTTTGGTCTGCCATTCTTTCTCCTTTTAACTTATTGACTGATGATGCAgatttttgaaataattggCTTTGTTTATCAATATCTCAAACTGTTGCGTCAAAATCCTcctcaagaatggatttttaagGAACTCCAAGATATCGGAAATATGGAGTTTAGATTTGCTGAGGAACAGCCTGCAGATGATTATGCTGCAGAACTTGCTGGTATTTTATATATCACATTACTACTTTCCTGTTTATATTCATTGGTTCCAAATGTCATAATCCATCAATTTTGCTTTAATATCTCTCTCATCAAACCAGCATGTAGCAATACCACTCATCTCATTTGGCTTGAGACCTTGTGAAATTTTCTTATTATTGAATTTCCCCTTTTTTCATCGAGGCATTTTAATTACAGTTAGCCTAGGTATTATATTCCTATAAACTGACTTAGTGTTTTAGTTATTAACAATAAATTATAGTATGCAGCAAGACTGTCTTATGACCAACTTGATGAGCAGAAAAATCTCTATGATAACCCATCGACAGAAAAATCCATGTATAGCAGATTGATTCTATTTGCTTCTAATAGCTAACTACTGCTGTTTATCCAAGAGAACTCATGAGATGATCCATCCAAAAGagatttcattaaaaaaaatcatcatgATCTATCCAGATAATCTTTTCGAGGAACTGTTTTGTTGCTAAAACCTCTATTATCTGTTAGCCATACCTGTGCGCATCTGATGTTGATATCTATAAATGCCTTTATAATGTGTTTAACAGGAGAGATTGAGGAGGGTTTGATAATAAATATTATCTATTTGGGAAACAATCCATTCGTTGTGTTGGTAGGAAGAACAAGTGGGAAGAGAGAAGAGCGAAGGGTTGGCCATCCATTAtccttcaaaatcttttaacccTGCGATGACAAACAAACCTTTAGAGTTGGCACAACAATGAGCCCATTTTCTACGCTGAATCTTTTTATGTCCCACAACAATTGTGGCATTAGTTTTCAACATTCTTTTAGAATCGAAGGATGTTCATAAAAAATTTTCCAGAAATTTTAATGTCATTGGAATAAGAATAATTTACTTTTGTCATTTAAAATGATGCAGATCCCGAGTTATTTGGTTTGTCTTGCTGAATATTCATTTGACTTGTAATAGAAGATGGTTTGAAATGGTTACTTAAACATAACTGTAGTTCTGGTGTTTGACAGATTATGAATGTCGACAAGACATGTGATGAAAGGggtatataaattaaaaaacgaaagacaaagaaatttttttctgAGGCTTTCTTGGGTATAAATTCCATTGTTGTCTTTGCTTATATTTAATAAGGCATATTAAGTCACTGATGTTCAATTGCAGGAAACCTCCTGGTTTATCCTCCAGAACATGTTATCTATGGTGACTATTCATATGAAGTCTGGGATGAGGAGATGATCAAATATCTTCTGAATTTCTTCGGGCCTGCAAACATGAGAGTCGACATAATAACCAAGTCTTTTAACAAGTCATATGGTGATTTTTGcttactatttatttattgttttattttgttagctTGTAGTCACGTGCTGGACTTCTCCTTAAATAACATAAGTGTGTAGGATATGAAAAGTGATTGATTGAGGTTCTCCAAAATATCCTGTTGTTTTAGGAATATCAGCCATGATATCTGTATGCATTTTCTCGTGTCTCTAGGTTAAAATATTTAACCGCAAAGATCACATTCTATAAAGTTTACTATTTTGTGTGAAAAAAGTGGAAATACGTTCCTGTTCAACTGGTTTACCTAGGAACTGAATTGGTGACGATGGTTTGTCCAACCTTCATAATTCATATTTGTATGTCTTTGATTACTATGGTTCATTACCTTAATAAATTGAAGACTGAACCATCTTTGTGGCTTTTTTTTTAGTTGCTGAATCATCTATCATCGCTTCTTGCTATTGTTTTTGGTTCACGCTGACAAACTCTTGTTCAACTCGAGTGTCAATAGAAAAATATCTTTGGAATATTCATCATTTCTATGATGAGATTTATCCCGATTAACGGTTCAGCCTTTTGTCTACATGATACCAAATGATCGTTGAATGTTGGTCCTCTTACCCCCTTGCATGATtttcagatgttcagcatgagccatggttcaaatcacgaTATGTTGAGGAAGATATACCGTCTTCTCTGATGGAGTTATGGAAGGATACTCCAGAAATAAATTCCTCTTTACATCTGCCATCAAAGAATCACTTTATCCCACGTGATTTTTCCATAAGGGCCGACAAGGCACCGTGTGATGTTGCAGATGCATCATCTCCAATCTGTATACTTGATGAACCTCATATGAAGTTGTGGTACATGCTTGACAGTACTTTTAGACTTCCTCGCGCTAATACATATTTCCGGATATCACTAAAAGGAGGATACAGTAATTTAAGAAATGCAGTCCTGactgaaatatatatattgctCCTGAAGGATGAACTCAATGAGATTATTTATCAGGTTATCACTCTTCTGCTGTTTTCTGTGATCTTGATCTGCTATTTGCGTGCTGATCCCGATGAAGTATGctgatatttttataaatattatgcATCTTATTATATTTACTGCAGGCGAGTGTGGCAAAACTGGAAAGTTCTGTTTCTCTTTATGGCGATAAGTTAGAGCTGAAGCTTTATGGTTTTAATGATAAGCTTTCAGTTCTCTTGGATAAAGTTCTGGGAATAGCTAAGTTATTCTTGCCAAAGGATGATCGTTTCAAGGTATGTAACGTTCTTATTATTAAATGGAAGATGAAAGCAGGAGCATCATTTAGAACTAAGAGTGGTTGTGAGGATGAGTTTAACTTGACATTGAACAAAACCACAGATAAAATGGTATCTTTATACAATTTAGGCGTTACTGTAACCATTGCGCTGTTTCATATTTTCACTTCCTTATTAGTTATTTCATTGTTAATAATTTTTCCTTGCAAAAAGAACAAAAAAGGGTTTCTGCATCTTGCATGTAGGATTTTCTGCTCCTCTAGTTGCATTCGACATGAGATAAGAACTGTATATAGTTGGTATTGATCTATGAGCAATTCAAGTAAGTACATTGTCGAGTGAACCATCGATTTTTTTTCATGCAACGAGCAGCAAAGTCAATGATCaggttatttaatttattttatgataGGTGTGTCCATTTTTTGAATATTTCTTTCAAGGGGTGACAAATGTATATGTCATTCATTCCATTCTAAAATGATTTTGGTAAATTTTTCTCACGATGATTTTGAACTCTTTTAAAATGTTTCCATGTTTGGCAGGTTGTTAAAGAAGATATGGAGAGAACTTTGAGAAACACCAACATGAAGCCTCTAAATCATTCTTCCTATTTAAGGCTGCAAGTTTTGTGCCAAGGTTTCTGGGATGTGGAAGAAAAGTTGTGCTTGTTAAGTGATTTGTCTCTAGCAGATTTAAGGGCTTTTGTTCCGGATCTTTTATCCCAGGTTTTAACTAGTTATAATTTTGTTGCTCAGTTATATTTAGCTGTTGAAATTCTGTAAAGCGATAGAGATGAGTAGTCCCGGATAATAGAATTTAGATAATGATAACATTCTTATTTATGAAACAAAATGATGTTGAATGGGCATAAAGTTATtcctttatatgatttatatgtggCAGTCATGTTGAGTTCCTTTGTGAATGTAAAACCATTAGACACTAGTCATAGCATTTCACAAATCGAGGTAAAAATGTACAACTAATGATGGCTAGTACAAATTTATAACTGAATAAGCTTTATCAACTTTTTCTGATAAACCTAGAGTATTTCTCTTGTAATACTAAtacttaattaattttttttaattttaattcagttCATTTTGCTGTGAATTTGTAGTAGCTTTTGTACAGAACCGTTTCCTAGCATTTGCAGTGACTTGTATTGATGTTTTTTAATCATGTTACTCTGCTTTTCCATCTATTGTTTTACAGTTGTATATTGAGGGCCTTTGCCATGGGAATTTACTGGACGAGGAAGCTCTTTACATATCAGATATATTTAGAAGTAACCTATCTGTACAGCCCCTTCCAATTGAGCTGAGACACAGGGAGTTTGTGATGTGCCTATCTCCAGGTGCTGACCTTGTCAGAGATGTCCGAGTGAAAAATAAACTAGAAACAAACTCCGTGGTGGAGGTgatctaaaaaatatttttaacgagGTTTGTTGGTTCTTGTGGCTGAAAACACCCAATTTTACTTTGGTTTTTGTGTTGGTTTATTTGCAGCTTTATTTTCAGATTGAACCAGAAGGTGTCGATTTGACTAAATTAAAGGCTTTAACTGACTTGTTTGATGAAATAGTGGAAGAACCACTTTTTAATCAGCTCAGGTATTTCATGTTTAGTTGAATTGAACATAAAGGATTTGAAAATTCTGGTTCATattctttatattttaaatttttttggaggATAAAACGAGAAGGATGATATTAGTTCTTCGCCCTCTCTCATAAATCACAGTCCAACACACTTCTGCAGTCATGTATCAAAACATGATCACATGTTGTGTGTCCACACAGCTGTGCTAAATAAATGATATTTGTAATTTGTTGTTCGTTATAGGACGAAGGAGCAGCTAGGGTATGTTGTTGACTGCAGCGCACGGGTAACCTATCGCATATTAGGATTCTGTTTCCGTGTTCAATCTTCTGAGCACGATCCGGTCTACTTACAAGGCAGGATTGAAAACTTCATCAATGGCTTAGAAAAAACATTGGTAAGTGTGGATTTATGAAACCTGTTATAAATTCTCAATCATATTTGTTAGTTGTTTTCTTTCTTATTTGTATTCGTGTCTGGAGACTGTAGTTTGAGTGTGTTGCGGGTAAAATTAGACCATtccataaatcattttcttGTATGCCCTGTTTTCTTTTGGCCCTAATTTTCCAATTTCTGTCATTGGCCGAAGAAAGGGCAACATTCTGTATGTTTGGTTGTTTTATCGTGTCCATTAATGTCGTATTCAAGTTTCATAAAACAAAATAGATTGACAACTTGATTGAAGTTGAATTGTTTACTTCCTTGATATGTGTTTTCCTAATGAAATACCTGTCGGTGCAGGACAAACtcgactctgaaacatttgAGAATTACAAAAATGGTTTAATGGGGAAGCTTCTCGAGAAAGATCCATCTCTTTTGTATGAAACAAATCGTTTTTGGGGTCAAATTGTCGATAAAAGGTAATTCATTTTGTTCCAGAAAAGGTATTTTACTGTCTGAGTTCGATTTGAAAGACGGATTATACTTGAATTAAGATCGTTAAACCAACAATTGTTTAGTACTTCCCTTCCTGGGATGTCCTCCAGTTTTAGGTATATGTTCAACAAGTTTTAGGTGAAAATCGAATCTGATTTGTTGCATAAAATTAAATTGGTTTCAGGTATATGTTTGACATGTCGAAGAAGGAAGCGGAGGAGCTTAATGGTGTCCAAAAGAAAGATATCGTGGATTGGTATCGCACATATTTGAGGCAGTCCTCTCCAAAGTGTCGGAGGCTTGCAATTCGTGTGTGGGGTTGCAATACTGACTTGAGCAATGCCCAAGTAACATCTGCGCAGGTCATTAGTGACCTCGAAGAATTTAAGAAGAATTCCAAGTTCTATCCCAGCTTTTGTTGAAACAGAAACTAATTAAAATGTTTCATTCAATGTGACGATGAATtggaaattattattaaatcacCGGAA includes:
- the LOC140808657 gene encoding nardilysin-like; the encoded protein is MAVGGGAISSDDVVMKSPTDRRLYRYIQLANGLCALLVHDPEIYSDQPHGERKLGDSEEDEDEDEDDEEEDDEDFGEGDGGEEDEEEEEEEGEEKGFKGSLQKKAAAAMCVGMGSFKDPYEAQGLAHFLEHMLFMGSADFPDENEYDSYLSKHGGSSNAYTETEHTCYHFEVKREFLKGALTRFAQFFISPLVKAEAMEREVLAVDSEFNQALQNDSCRLQQLQCYTSACDHPFNRFFWGNKKSLADAVENGINLRDHILKLYNDYYYGGSMKLVIIGGETLEVLESWALELFSNVRKGLSVKPEIGLNVPIWKAGKLYWLEAVKDVHILDLSWTLPSLRKDYLKKAEDYLAHLLGHEGKGSLHFFLKAKGWITSISAGVGDEGMSRSSIAYIFGMSLHLTDSGLEKIFEIIGFVYQYLKLLRQNPPQEWIFKELQDIGNMEFRFAEEQPADDYAAELAGNLLVYPPEHVIYGDYSYEVWDEEMIKYLLNFFGPANMRVDIITKSFNKSYDVQHEPWFKSRYVEEDIPSSLMELWKDTPEINSSLHLPSKNHFIPRDFSIRADKAPCDVADASSPICILDEPHMKLWYMLDSTFRLPRANTYFRISLKGGYSNLRNAVLTEIYILLLKDELNEIIYQASVAKLESSVSLYGDKLELKLYGFNDKLSVLLDKVLGIAKLFLPKDDRFKVVKEDMERTLRNTNMKPLNHSSYLRLQVLCQGFWDVEEKLCLLSDLSLADLRAFVPDLLSQLYIEGLCHGNLLDEEALYISDIFRSNLSVQPLPIELRHREFVMCLSPGADLVRDVRVKNKLETNSVVELYFQIEPEGVDLTKLKALTDLFDEIVEEPLFNQLRTKEQLGYVVDCSARVTYRILGFCFRVQSSEHDPVYLQGRIENFINGLEKTLDKLDSETFENYKNGLMGKLLEKDPSLLYETNRFWGQIVDKRYMFDMSKKEAEELNGVQKKDIVDWYRTYLRQSSPKCRRLAIRVWGCNTDLSNAQVTSAQVISDLEEFKKNSKFYPSFC